The genomic region TTATGCCTCGTTGATTCCCAGTTATATAACTGATTTATATGATAGAGGTCAGTTTAATACATTTCAGTTATCTAGTAAATGTCGGCGTCGTTCCATTTGAGTGTCCAGCAACAGGCAGGCCAGCAGGGTCCGGCGGCGCATCCGTAGGTGTAAAAACAGGCGATGGTTACACCGGTCCCAATGCTCTGTACCTGCGGACGCGGCGCCCGCACGCTGGAAGAATTGCTCCTGATGCTGCAATAGCGCCATCTATCAGCAGATCGACATTTGCCGTTACCCCGCGCGGCTTTGCCGATCACATGGAAAGTGAGGCATTCACGCGTCGCATGCAGGAGATCATCGAATCGGTGGCGATGGGGCGAATCGTGCTGATGTGTGCAGAGCGCTTGCCGGAGCGTTGTCATCGCAAGCTCGTGGCCGACTCTCTGCAGTTGCAGGGATGCCGGATCGTCCATCTGATCGAAAACGGTCAGGCGCGGGAACACAGGCTGCGTACGCTCGCGCGCAAAGTCGAGAACGGCGTGGTCTATAATCGGAGTGTGGCCATACCTATTGATCTGGACTGCTGACGGGAGGATCCATGATGCTGAGTCACGGGATGAACAAGTCGTCATTGCCGAGGCCTGAGCAGGCCTTGCCCGGCCGCGCCGAGGCGATGCCGCTGGAGAACCACCACTTCGTCCATGGCCGTCCGCTCAAACCGCCGTTTCCGGCCGGTCTGGAACAAGCCCTGTTCGGCATGGGATGTTTCTGGGGTGCTGAAAAGCGTTTCTGGGCGTGCGGCGGCGTCTACACCACCGCGGTCGGGTATGCCGCAGGATACACGCCGAACCCGACATATCGTGAGGTGTGCTCCGGCCAGACCGGGCACAATGAGGTCGTCCTCGTCGTATATGATCCGCGCGAGATCGCTTTCACCGAGTTGCTGCGGATTTTCTGGGAGAGCCACGACCCCACCCAGGGGATGCGCCAGGGCAACGACGTCGGCACCCAGTATCGTTCCGGCATCTATGTCTATGATGGCGCGCAGCGCCGCGCCGCCGAATACTCGCGTGAACGCTACCGGCAGGCGCTGCAGTCCGCCGGATTCAGTGCAGTGACGACGGAGGTCGTCGACGCGCCCGAGT from Gammaproteobacteria bacterium harbors:
- a CDS encoding DUF488 domain-containing protein; its protein translation is MIEVSLIHFSYLVNVGVVPFECPATGRPAGSGGASVGVKTGDGYTGPNALYLRTRRPHAGRIAPDAAIAPSISRSTFAVTPRGFADHMESEAFTRRMQEIIESVAMGRIVLMCAERLPERCHRKLVADSLQLQGCRIVHLIENGQAREHRLRTLARKVENGVVYNRSVAIPIDLDC
- the msrA gene encoding peptide-methionine (S)-S-oxide reductase MsrA; this translates as MLSHGMNKSSLPRPEQALPGRAEAMPLENHHFVHGRPLKPPFPAGLEQALFGMGCFWGAEKRFWACGGVYTTAVGYAAGYTPNPTYREVCSGQTGHNEVVLVVYDPREIAFTELLRIFWESHDPTQGMRQGNDVGTQYRSGIYVYDGAQRRAAEYSRERYRQALQSAGFSAVTTEVVDAPEFYYAEDYHQQYLAKNPGGYCGLGGTGVRCDAG